Proteins encoded by one window of Lathyrus oleraceus cultivar Zhongwan6 chromosome 1, CAAS_Psat_ZW6_1.0, whole genome shotgun sequence:
- the LOC127138670 gene encoding isoleucine--tRNA ligase, chloroplastic/mitochondrial isoform X2: MPFSPQILINPMETTLAFFMHASSYRVLSRNAYSYSRKTNSTGLFCSRGISSAKVVYLSKISNYCTHSRDDICSSKRRSRGPVMAGKKAAEGTKQDDGKYKHTVDLPKTAFGMRANSLVREPEIQKIWEDNQVFKRVADKNNGGNFILHDGPPYANGDLHIGHALNKILKDIINRYKLLQNYKVHFVPGWDCHGLPIELKVLQSLDKEARNNLTPLKLRAKAAKFAKDTVKTQMSSFKRFGVWADWNNPYLTLDPEYEAAQIEVFGQMALKGHIYRGRKPVHWSPSSRTALAEAELEYPEGHVSTSIYAIFRLASAPLMRTDLLQEFPNLCLAIWTTTPWTIPANAAVAVNPKLEYVVVEVESPNEQASSSGETRKKRLGTVLKDENKLFLIVASELVPTLEAKWDVKLVVKRKLLGSNLENYRYIHPVDNRECPVVVGGDYITTETGTGLVHTAPGHGHEDYVTGQKYGLPMLSPVDDNGIFTEEAGQFSGLDVLGEGNIAVVKYLDENLSLIMEESYQHKYPYDWRTKKPTIFRATEQWFASVEGFREAAMDAIGRVKWVPPQGENRISAMTSSRSDWCISRQRTWGVPIPVFYHVRSREPLMNEETINHINSIIAQKGGDAWWYMTVEELLPAKYRDKAAEYEKGTDTMDVWFDSGSSWAAVLGKRESLDFPADLYLEGTDQHRGWFQSSLLTSIATTGKAPYSSVLTHGFVLDEKGLKMSKSMGNVVDPRSVIEGGKNQKATPAYGADVLRLWVSSVDYTGDVMIGPQILRQISEIYRKLRGTLRYLLANLHDWETDFTVKYDELPRIDRHALFQLENVVKSIQGNYENYQFFKIFQVLQRFVIVDLSNFYFDVAKDRLYVGGSTSYTRRSCQTVLAAHLLSIVRVIAPILPHLAEDVWQNLPFQYTTEYGSFAEYVFESRWPTLNERWLTLPVEEIEFWEKILELRTEVNKVLEVARTGKLIGANLDAKVHIHTSDATMASKLSELCTSEIDADTLNRLFITSQAEILPSLEDELVATIPYSGECLIQGNSKVWIGISRASGSKCERCWHYSHQVGSFLDHPTLCSRCYDVVSVQMPSGSEVAAIS, translated from the exons ATGCCGTTTTCACCTCAAATTCTCATCAATCCAATGGAAACCACTCTCGCTTTCTTCATGCATGCCTCTTCTTACAGG GTGCTTTCACGAAATGCTTATTCATACTCTAGGAAAACTAATTCTACTGGCTTGTTTTGTTCCCGGGGAATCTCATCGGCTAAAGTAGTATATTTGTCAAAGATTTCAAACTATTGTACTCATTCAAGGGATGATATATGTTCTTCAAAGCGAAGATCACGGGGGCCTGTTATGGCAGGAAAGAAGGCCGCAGAAG GAACCAAGCAAGATGATGGTAAATACAAGCACACAGTTGATCTTCCTAAGACAGCATTTGGTATGAGAGCAAATTCTTTGGTTAGGGAGCCTGAAATTCAGAAAATATGGGAGGATAATCAAGTATTTAAAAGAGTTGCTGACAAAAATAACGGA GGAAATTTCATTCTTCATGATGGTCCTCCATATGCCAATGGGGATCTTCACATTGGCCACGCTCTAAATAAAATTTTGAAGGATATTATAAATCGTTATAAG CTCCTTCAGAATTATAAAGTTCATTTTGTGCCTGGATGGGATTGTCATGGCCTACCAATTGAATTAAAAG TTTTGCAGTCACTGGATAAGGAGGCTAGAAACAATCTTACACCGTTGAAATTGAGAGCAAAGGCCGCAAAGTTTGCCAAAGACACTGTTAAAACTCAGATGTCATCTTTTAAG CGCTTTGGAGTATGGGCTGACTGGAATAATCCCTATCTTACACTAGATCCGGAATATGAAGCTGCCCAG ATTGAAGTATTTGGCCAGATGGCCTTGAAAGGTCATATCTACCGAGGGAGAAAACCTGTTCATTGGAGTCCCTCGTCACGGACAGCACTTGCTGAAGCTGAGTTGGAG TACCCTGAAGGGCATGTTTCAACAAGCATATATGCCATTTTCAGACTTGCAAGTGCTCCTTTAATGCGGACTGACCTACTACAAGAGTTTCCAAATTTGTGTTTGGCCATTTGGACTACTACTCCATGGACAATTCCTGCCAATGCAG CTGTTGCAGTAAATCCCAAGCTTGAATATGTTGTTGTTGAAGTAGAATCGCCAAATGAACAAGCCTCCTCATCTGGTGAAACTAGAAAGAAAAGGCTTGGAACTGTTTTGAAGGATGAGAATAAGCTATTTCTTATTGTAGCTTCAGAACTTGTGCCAACTTTAGAAGCAAAATGGGACGTGAAGCTTGTCGTTAAAAGAAAACTGTTGGGCTCTAATTTGGAAAACTACAG ATACATCCATCCAGTAGATAATAGGGAATGTCCAGTCGTAGTTGGGGGAGATTATATTACAACAGAAACAGGAACAGGACTTGTCCATACAGCTCCTGGACATGGTCATGAAGATTATGTGACTGGTCAGAAGTATGGGCTACCCATGCTATCTCCAGTTGATGATAATGGAATATTCACTGAAGAAGCTGGGCAATTTAGTGGGCTTGATGTTCTTGGCGAAGGTAACATTGCTGTTGTGAAATATTTGGATGAGAATTTGTCACTCATCATGGAAGAATCATACC AACACAAGTATCCATACGATTGGCGGACGAAAAAACCAACAATATTTAGAGCAACAGAGCAATGGTTTGCATCGGTTGAGGGATTTCGCGAAGCTGCTATGGATGCTATTGGCCGTGTAAAATGGGTTCCACCTCAG GGAGAAAACAGAATCTCAGCAATGACCTCCAGTCGCTCTGATTGGTGTATATCACGACAAAGGACCTGGGGTGTGCCAATTCCAGTTTTTTATCATGTGCGGTCTAGAGAACCTCTTATGAACGAAGAAACAATTAATCATATAAATT CTATTATAGCCCAAAAGGGTGGTGATGCATGGTGGTACATGACAGTAGAAGAACTCCTCCCAGCTAAATATCGTGATAAAGCAGCAGAGTATGAAAAGGGGACTGACACGATGGATGTGTGGTTTGATTCAG GTTCTTCCTGGGCTGCCGTCTTGGGAAAAAGGGAGTCCCTTGATTTTCCTGCAGACTTGTATCTTGAAGGAACAGATCAGCATCGGGGGTGGTTTCAGAGTTCATTGCTAACTAGTATAGCCACAACAG GAAAGGCTCCATATTCTTCTGTGTTAACTCATGGATTTGTATTGGATGAGAAGGGCTTAAAGATGAGCAAGTCTATGGGAAATGTTGTGGATCCACGTAGTGTGATTGAAGGAGGAAAAAATCAGAAGGCAA CACCTGCATATGGAGCAGATGTCCTACGGCTTTGGGTTTCTAGTGTAGATTATACCGGTGATGTGATGATTGGTCCTCAGATTCTTCGTCAAATATCTGAAATCTACCGGAAGTTACGGGGAACTTTAAGATACCTCTTGGCAAATCTTCATGACTGGGAA ACAGATTTTACTGTAAAGTACGACGAGCTTCCGAGGATTGATAGGCATGCGCTATTTCAGCTTGAGAATGTTGTAAAAAGCATTCAAGGGAATTATGAAAATTACcagtttttcaaaatatttcAG GTTTTACAGAGGTTTGTCATTGTCGACCTTTCAAATTTCTATTTTGATGTTGCCAAAGATCGACTATATGTTGG TGGATCAACAAGTTATACTAGGAGAAGCTGCCAAACAGTTCTTGCAGCTCATCTCCTTTCTATTGTGAGAGTAATAGCACCAATATTGCCCCATTTAGCTGAGGATGTGTGGCAGAATCTTCCATTTCAGTATACAACTGAATATGGTTCCTTTGCTGAATATGTATTTGAATCAAGATGGCCAACTTTGAATGAAAGATGGCTTACTCTTCCTGTTGAAGAAATTGAATTCTGGGAAAAGATTCTTGAG CTGAGAACAGAGGTGAATAAAGTGTTGGAGGTAGCTCGAACTGGCAAATTAATTGGTGCAAATTTAGATGCTAAGGTTCACATTCATACATCCGACGCAACCATGGCATCCAAGCTATCTGAACTATGTACAAGCGAAATTGATGCTGATACATTGAATCGGCTATTCATAACTTCTCAG GCTGAGATTCTTCCTTCATTAGAAGATGAACTAGTTGCAACTATACCATATAGTGGTGAATGCCTAATTCAAGGGAACAGCAAAGTGTGGATTGGTATATCTCGTGCTAGTGGTTCTAAGTGCGAAAGATGTTGGCATTATTCACACCAAGTTGGTTCATTTTTGGACCACCCGACCCTTTGCAGCCGCTGCTATGATGTTGTTTCTGTTCAGATGCCCTCTGGTTCTGAAGTAGCTGCTATCAGTTAA
- the LOC127138670 gene encoding isoleucine--tRNA ligase, chloroplastic/mitochondrial isoform X1 produces the protein MPFSPQILINPMETTLAFFMHASSYRVLSRNAYSYSRKTNSTGLFCSRGISSAKVVYLSKISNYCTHSRDDICSSKRRSRGPVMAGKKAAEGTKQDDGKYKHTVDLPKTAFGMRANSLVREPEIQKIWEDNQVFKRVADKNNGGNFILHDGPPYANGDLHIGHALNKILKDIINRYKLLQNYKVHFVPGWDCHGLPIELKVLQSLDKEARNNLTPLKLRAKAAKFAKDTVKTQMSSFKRFGVWADWNNPYLTLDPEYEAAQIEVFGQMALKGHIYRGRKPVHWSPSSRTALAEAELEYPEGHVSTSIYAIFRLASAPLMRTDLLQEFPNLCLAIWTTTPWTIPANAAVAVNPKLEYVVVEVESPNEQASSSGETRKKRLGTVLKDENKLFLIVASELVPTLEAKWDVKLVVKRKLLGSNLENYRYIHPVDNRECPVVVGGDYITTETGTGLVHTAPGHGHEDYVTGQKYGLPMLSPVDDNGIFTEEAGQFSGLDVLGEGNIAVVKYLDENLSLIMEESYQHKYPYDWRTKKPTIFRATEQWFASVEGFREAAMDAIGRVKWVPPQGENRISAMTSSRSDWCISRQRTWGVPIPVFYHVRSREPLMNEETINHINSIIAQKGGDAWWYMTVEELLPAKYRDKAAEYEKGTDTMDVWFDSGSSWAAVLGKRESLDFPADLYLEGTDQHRGWFQSSLLTSIATTGKAPYSSVLTHGFVLDEKGLKMSKSMGNVVDPRSVIEGGKNQKEAPAYGADVLRLWVSSVDYTGDVMIGPQILRQISEIYRKLRGTLRYLLANLHDWETDFTVKYDELPRIDRHALFQLENVVKSIQGNYENYQFFKIFQVLQRFVIVDLSNFYFDVAKDRLYVGGSTSYTRRSCQTVLAAHLLSIVRVIAPILPHLAEDVWQNLPFQYTTEYGSFAEYVFESRWPTLNERWLTLPVEEIEFWEKILELRTEVNKVLEVARTGKLIGANLDAKVHIHTSDATMASKLSELCTSEIDADTLNRLFITSQAEILPSLEDELVATIPYSGECLIQGNSKVWIGISRASGSKCERCWHYSHQVGSFLDHPTLCSRCYDVVSVQMPSGSEVAAIS, from the exons ATGCCGTTTTCACCTCAAATTCTCATCAATCCAATGGAAACCACTCTCGCTTTCTTCATGCATGCCTCTTCTTACAGG GTGCTTTCACGAAATGCTTATTCATACTCTAGGAAAACTAATTCTACTGGCTTGTTTTGTTCCCGGGGAATCTCATCGGCTAAAGTAGTATATTTGTCAAAGATTTCAAACTATTGTACTCATTCAAGGGATGATATATGTTCTTCAAAGCGAAGATCACGGGGGCCTGTTATGGCAGGAAAGAAGGCCGCAGAAG GAACCAAGCAAGATGATGGTAAATACAAGCACACAGTTGATCTTCCTAAGACAGCATTTGGTATGAGAGCAAATTCTTTGGTTAGGGAGCCTGAAATTCAGAAAATATGGGAGGATAATCAAGTATTTAAAAGAGTTGCTGACAAAAATAACGGA GGAAATTTCATTCTTCATGATGGTCCTCCATATGCCAATGGGGATCTTCACATTGGCCACGCTCTAAATAAAATTTTGAAGGATATTATAAATCGTTATAAG CTCCTTCAGAATTATAAAGTTCATTTTGTGCCTGGATGGGATTGTCATGGCCTACCAATTGAATTAAAAG TTTTGCAGTCACTGGATAAGGAGGCTAGAAACAATCTTACACCGTTGAAATTGAGAGCAAAGGCCGCAAAGTTTGCCAAAGACACTGTTAAAACTCAGATGTCATCTTTTAAG CGCTTTGGAGTATGGGCTGACTGGAATAATCCCTATCTTACACTAGATCCGGAATATGAAGCTGCCCAG ATTGAAGTATTTGGCCAGATGGCCTTGAAAGGTCATATCTACCGAGGGAGAAAACCTGTTCATTGGAGTCCCTCGTCACGGACAGCACTTGCTGAAGCTGAGTTGGAG TACCCTGAAGGGCATGTTTCAACAAGCATATATGCCATTTTCAGACTTGCAAGTGCTCCTTTAATGCGGACTGACCTACTACAAGAGTTTCCAAATTTGTGTTTGGCCATTTGGACTACTACTCCATGGACAATTCCTGCCAATGCAG CTGTTGCAGTAAATCCCAAGCTTGAATATGTTGTTGTTGAAGTAGAATCGCCAAATGAACAAGCCTCCTCATCTGGTGAAACTAGAAAGAAAAGGCTTGGAACTGTTTTGAAGGATGAGAATAAGCTATTTCTTATTGTAGCTTCAGAACTTGTGCCAACTTTAGAAGCAAAATGGGACGTGAAGCTTGTCGTTAAAAGAAAACTGTTGGGCTCTAATTTGGAAAACTACAG ATACATCCATCCAGTAGATAATAGGGAATGTCCAGTCGTAGTTGGGGGAGATTATATTACAACAGAAACAGGAACAGGACTTGTCCATACAGCTCCTGGACATGGTCATGAAGATTATGTGACTGGTCAGAAGTATGGGCTACCCATGCTATCTCCAGTTGATGATAATGGAATATTCACTGAAGAAGCTGGGCAATTTAGTGGGCTTGATGTTCTTGGCGAAGGTAACATTGCTGTTGTGAAATATTTGGATGAGAATTTGTCACTCATCATGGAAGAATCATACC AACACAAGTATCCATACGATTGGCGGACGAAAAAACCAACAATATTTAGAGCAACAGAGCAATGGTTTGCATCGGTTGAGGGATTTCGCGAAGCTGCTATGGATGCTATTGGCCGTGTAAAATGGGTTCCACCTCAG GGAGAAAACAGAATCTCAGCAATGACCTCCAGTCGCTCTGATTGGTGTATATCACGACAAAGGACCTGGGGTGTGCCAATTCCAGTTTTTTATCATGTGCGGTCTAGAGAACCTCTTATGAACGAAGAAACAATTAATCATATAAATT CTATTATAGCCCAAAAGGGTGGTGATGCATGGTGGTACATGACAGTAGAAGAACTCCTCCCAGCTAAATATCGTGATAAAGCAGCAGAGTATGAAAAGGGGACTGACACGATGGATGTGTGGTTTGATTCAG GTTCTTCCTGGGCTGCCGTCTTGGGAAAAAGGGAGTCCCTTGATTTTCCTGCAGACTTGTATCTTGAAGGAACAGATCAGCATCGGGGGTGGTTTCAGAGTTCATTGCTAACTAGTATAGCCACAACAG GAAAGGCTCCATATTCTTCTGTGTTAACTCATGGATTTGTATTGGATGAGAAGGGCTTAAAGATGAGCAAGTCTATGGGAAATGTTGTGGATCCACGTAGTGTGATTGAAGGAGGAAAAAATCAGAAG GAAGCACCTGCATATGGAGCAGATGTCCTACGGCTTTGGGTTTCTAGTGTAGATTATACCGGTGATGTGATGATTGGTCCTCAGATTCTTCGTCAAATATCTGAAATCTACCGGAAGTTACGGGGAACTTTAAGATACCTCTTGGCAAATCTTCATGACTGGGAA ACAGATTTTACTGTAAAGTACGACGAGCTTCCGAGGATTGATAGGCATGCGCTATTTCAGCTTGAGAATGTTGTAAAAAGCATTCAAGGGAATTATGAAAATTACcagtttttcaaaatatttcAG GTTTTACAGAGGTTTGTCATTGTCGACCTTTCAAATTTCTATTTTGATGTTGCCAAAGATCGACTATATGTTGG TGGATCAACAAGTTATACTAGGAGAAGCTGCCAAACAGTTCTTGCAGCTCATCTCCTTTCTATTGTGAGAGTAATAGCACCAATATTGCCCCATTTAGCTGAGGATGTGTGGCAGAATCTTCCATTTCAGTATACAACTGAATATGGTTCCTTTGCTGAATATGTATTTGAATCAAGATGGCCAACTTTGAATGAAAGATGGCTTACTCTTCCTGTTGAAGAAATTGAATTCTGGGAAAAGATTCTTGAG CTGAGAACAGAGGTGAATAAAGTGTTGGAGGTAGCTCGAACTGGCAAATTAATTGGTGCAAATTTAGATGCTAAGGTTCACATTCATACATCCGACGCAACCATGGCATCCAAGCTATCTGAACTATGTACAAGCGAAATTGATGCTGATACATTGAATCGGCTATTCATAACTTCTCAG GCTGAGATTCTTCCTTCATTAGAAGATGAACTAGTTGCAACTATACCATATAGTGGTGAATGCCTAATTCAAGGGAACAGCAAAGTGTGGATTGGTATATCTCGTGCTAGTGGTTCTAAGTGCGAAAGATGTTGGCATTATTCACACCAAGTTGGTTCATTTTTGGACCACCCGACCCTTTGCAGCCGCTGCTATGATGTTGTTTCTGTTCAGATGCCCTCTGGTTCTGAAGTAGCTGCTATCAGTTAA